From a single Phalacrocorax aristotelis chromosome 1, bGulAri2.1, whole genome shotgun sequence genomic region:
- the MANSC4 gene encoding MANSC domain-containing protein 4, with the protein MVLLVAIAEVLLVLGLAVESDSLCSPTTFYKNCWIRRFPGLLIDLQESQKRGAQVLKIYAEVSPQQCSRTCCLLRNVSCNLAVFYHGAIHENMNCLHVSCPALESCILKARINVILYNITTGIDPDLLIFGKLTSRESNTHSSLNTFERQKSTKATKWERCQSHNATPSSLLLQAPSSTASHGLTANTYTSSTSLMVKKPEITTYSRAETFPLDDHFAKRTSITSVSTRSITSSDKKTVPSTLISKSAEVLSHMPTPPRLNSSKQHLNETKGYSGRNYTSDNEAPAWEAVALGVWLIPVVLCSSLIFLCCCTVAFTAGRCRNRKGQYKPIRRRRTVLRQFIKYTTVKDNL; encoded by the exons ATGGTTCTGCTGGTGGCAATAGCAGAAGTGCTGCTGGTCCTCGGTTTGGCTGTGGAGTCAGACTCGCTCTGCTCACCCACCACGTTTTACAAAAACTGCTGGATCCGACGCTTCCCAGGTCTTCTGATTGACCTGCAGGAATCACAGAAGAGAGGAGCCCAGGTGCTGAAGATTTATGCAGAAGTCTCACCCCAACAGTGCAGCAGAACCTGCTGCCTTCTGAGGAACG TTTCCTGCAATCTGGCAGTGTTCTACCATGGAGCTATTCATGAGAATATGAATTGCCTACACGTGTCTTGCCCAGCATTGGAAAGTTGTATACTAAAGGCTAGAATCAATGTCATTTTGTACAACATCAC AACCGGGATTGATCCAGATCTTCTTATTTTTGGAAAACTGACATCCAGAGAGTCAAATACTCACTCCTCACTGAATACATTTGAAAGGCAAAAGAGCACAAAGGCCACCAAGTGGGAAAGATGCCAGAGTCATAATGCCACGCCAAGTTCTCTTCTACTCCAAGCTCCATCTTCTACCGCTAGTCACGGCTTGACAGCAAACACTTACACCTCCAGTACAAGCCTGATGGtcaaaaaacctgaaattacCACTTATTCCAGGGCAGAAACTTTTCCACTGGATGATCATTTTGCTAAGAGGACAAGCATAACTTCAGTAAGCACTAGGTCAATCACCAGCTCAGACAAAAAGACTGTACCCTCAACTTTGATTTCCAAGTCTGCTGAGGTATTATCCCACATGCCCACTCCTCCTCGTCTAAACAGCAGTAAACAACACTTAAATGAAACCAAAGGCTATAGTGGTAGGAATTATACTTCAGATAATGAGGCACCTGCATGGGAAGCTGTAGCTCTGGGGGTCTGGTTGATTCCTGTTGTTCTTTGCTCTTCTCTCATCTTCCTTTGCTGTTGTACTGTTGCTTTCACAGCAGGGCGTTGCAGAAATAGGAAAGGTCAGTATAAGCCCATAAGGAGAAGAAGAACAGTGTTGAGACAATTCATAAAATACACTACTGTTAAAGataatttgtaa